GCTGCCGGATACTATATGCCTTCACTGCGAATTCAATCCATCCTTTCAGGGCACGGCTCCGGAACCGATCATGCGTAATCTGGAAGAAATTTCCCGGCTCATCCGCAAACAAGGCGATATTGCCTGTGGCCTGGCTACAGATGGAGACGCAGACCGCATTGGCCTGCTGGACAGCCAGGGCAACTTCGTGGACTCGCATCACATTATCCTGATGCTGCTGAATTATCTGCACAATAAAAAGGGAATGACCGGAATGGTGGTCAACAGTTTTAGCTGCACCACCAAAATCGCAAGGTTCTGCGAGCTTCACGGGCTGGATAATAAAGTAACTAAGGTGGGATTCAAATATATCTGCGAATACATGGTGGATAATGACGTTCTGCTGGGTGGTGAAGAATCGGGCGGAATCGCTGTGAAAGGCCATATTCCTGAGCGGGACGGCATCTGGATAGGCCTCACGATCTGGGAGTATATGGCCAAAGAGGGCAAAAAGCTGGAAGAACTGATCTCAGAGATCCACGGTATTGTAGGCCCTTTCGCTATGGAACGCAGCGACCTGCACATAGATGAACATCTGAAGCAGGAAATCATGCAGAAATGTGAACAGGATGCATTTAATAGTTTTGGACGCTATAAAGTGGAACGAATTGAAAAGACAGATGGCTACAAGTTCTTTTTTGATGAGAAGCGCTGGCTGATGATCCGCCCTTCAGGCACAGAACCCGTATTGCGTACTTATGCCGAAGCGCCTACCCATGAAGAGGCCTGTGAGATCTTAAAGGAAACAAAAGAAGCTATTTGCTGATGCTCCCTGCGATTACGGAAACAGGAAAGACAGCAGAT
Above is a window of Bacteroidia bacterium DNA encoding:
- a CDS encoding phosphoglucomutase/phosphomannomutase family protein, whose protein sequence is MIKFGTDGWRAIIGDDYTVANLKRVSAATAYWLKKTHEKPVVVLGYDCRFSGELFAKVAARVLAHEGCKVHLSDNFASTPMVSLAATELHADAGVVITASHNPPMYNGFKIKSSYGGPALPAQIEEVENLIPEIYEGHIDPFEDLVDSEQIVMVDMETMYCNHARKNFDLDAIRNSGMKLAYDAMFGAGQNVLKRLLPDTICLHCEFNPSFQGTAPEPIMRNLEEISRLIRKQGDIACGLATDGDADRIGLLDSQGNFVDSHHIILMLLNYLHNKKGMTGMVVNSFSCTTKIARFCELHGLDNKVTKVGFKYICEYMVDNDVLLGGEESGGIAVKGHIPERDGIWIGLTIWEYMAKEGKKLEELISEIHGIVGPFAMERSDLHIDEHLKQEIMQKCEQDAFNSFGRYKVERIEKTDGYKFFFDEKRWLMIRPSGTEPVLRTYAEAPTHEEACEILKETKEAIC